The sequence below is a genomic window from Acidimicrobiales bacterium.
GAGGGTGCGGGGCTGGAGCCCGGCCATGCGGCGGATCGTGGGAGCGGTCTCGGGGGTGAGGCAGGTGGCCCGGAAGACGTCCTCGGCCTGGATCGCCGGGTCGAGGAGGTCGCCCTCTGTCAGCGCCGGGCTCGGCCCCATGGCCGTGAACAGGTCGCCGCAGAGGAGCGTGCCCGTCGTCTCCTCGAAGAGCACGTGGGCGTCCCAGCCGTGGGGGACGTGGGGCGTGTCGATGCTGCGGATCCGCTTGCCGCCGAGGTCGAGGACCTCGCCATCGGCGAGTTGACGCGGCGGGCGGTCGGCCAGGTCGTTCACCGAGACGATGCAGCCCATCGCCGGGTGGGCGACCTCGGACCTGGGCGCGGCCGCCAGCCACTGGTTCATGGCCCCGCACTCGTCGGCCTCGACGTGGCCGAACGTGATCCACCGCAGGCGCTCGGCCGGCACGACGCGCGCTGCCGCCTCGCTCACCGCCGGAAACAGGTTGTGGAGGCCGGCGTGGAACAGCAGCGGCTCCTCGGCGTCCACCAGAAACTGGTTGAACATGAAGTTGGCGTCGGGGATGAACGTGGAGAGCCGATAGATGCCCTCGGCGATCTCCTGCACCTGCGTCTCCATCAGGTATGACAATACGCGTCCACCGCTCACGACGCGGCACCATGGGGTGCGACAGCCGCGAGAAGTGGGGGCACCGCCATGTCAGATGTCACCGTCTATGGGGCCCCGTGGTGCCCCGACTGTCGCCGGGCGAAGAAGTTCCTCGGCGAGCACCGTGTGCACTACGAGTGGTCGGACATCGACCAGAACCCGGACGCTCTCCGAGTCGTCGAGGAGCTCCAGGGCGGGGGCCGGACCATTCCCACCGTCGTCTTCTCCGACGGGAGCCTTTTCGTCGCTCCCACCAACGAGCAGCTTGCTCGAAAGCTCGGCCTGAGCATCACGGCCACTCGCCGCTTCTACGACCTCGCCATCATCGGCGGCGGCCCGGCTGGCCTGGCGGCTGCGGTCTACGCCGCTCGGGAGGGCATCGACGCGGTGGTGGTCGAGCAGGCTGCGCTGGGTGGCAACGCCGGGACGACCGAGCGGATCGACAACTATCTCGGGTTCCCGGAGGGGGTCGGCGGTGCCGAGCTGGCCGAGCGGTTCGTGGCCCAAGCCCAGCGGTACGGCGTCGAGCTCCTGTCGGCGGTGGGCGTGGAGGGCTTCGGTGGTGGCCCCGACCACGAGGACGTGAAGGTCCGACTGGGGACCGGGCAGGAGATCGACGCCCACACCGTCCTCATCGCCACCGGGTCGTCCTACCGCCGCCTCGACATTCCCGGCGAGAGTGAGCTCATCGGAGCGGGCGTCCATTTCTGCGCCACCTGCGACGGACCCTTCTACCGGGGAGCGGGCGAGCTGCTGATCATCGGGGGAGGCAACTCCGCGCTCGAGGAGGGCCTCTTCCTGTCGCAGTTCGCCGACCGCATCCGGGTCGTGGAGTTCGCCCCCGAGCTCAGGGCCTCCCGGCTCCTCCAGGACAAGGTCCGGCAGAGCCCACAGTTCGTGATCCACCTGAACACCGAGATCACGGAGCTGCACGGTCGCCATCGCCTCGAATCCGTCGACGCCCGGGATCGGGGTTCCGGGGAGAAGTACACCTGGCACCCGGCGGCGGCGTTCGTCTTCATCGGACTCGACCCGAGCACCAGCTTCGCCGGTGGAACGGTCGACCTCGACCGGTGGGGGTTCGTGGTCACCGACGACCAGTTCCAGACATCGGTGCCAGGCGTGTTCGCGGCCGGCGACGTGCGCGCCGGGTCCACCAAGCAGCTGGCCTCGGCCGTCGGCGAGGGCGTCGCCGCGCTCCTGATGATCCGCCAGTACCTGCAGCACCATTCCCACTTGGCCCGGATCGACGTGAACGCCTGACGGGCGAAGCGCCCGTGGGGCCTGCTTTTCGGCACGCGTTCCTCGTGCTCCGCATCTGGTCGAAATGGCGGCCAGTAGCTACCGGACCCCCGCGCCCTCCTCGTTGACCACGGGCGACCGCTGCATTACCCTGCGCCGCACCAACGTCACCTGGGGGCGGCGAATGGGTGATCCAGGGGCTTTCGTCACTTCACCTGAGCTGGAGTCGCTCGGCCCCGGCCGGCGCGTGGAGGTGAGGAACCGGTTCACCGGCGCTTGGAGCCGAGGCTTCGAGATCGCCGACGTCGTTGCTGGCGGCTACCGCATTCGGCGACTCTCGGACGGCAGTGTCCTGCCCACCCCGTTCCTCTCTGAGGACGTACGGCCTCGACCCCCGAAGAAGGCCGGCCTCTGGTGGTACCGATGAGGCCGACGCGTCGGCGCGCAGCACGCTCAACCAGGCCTCGAACTCGAGCCGGCGGCGGACCCAGTCCACGGCTTCGCTCTCTGTCATGCCCACCACCTGTTCTGATACGTCTGCGTCATTAATATACAGACATGTATGTGGAAGTCAAGGCTGACGAGGTCCTGGCATCATGGTTGCCGTGCCCGTGGAGAAGCTGACCCCCGAGCGGCGCCGTCAGATCACCCGCCAGACCCTCGTCGAGGCGGCGGCCGAGGTCTTCGCCCAGAAGGGCTTCTACGGAGCCTCGCTGGAGGAGA
It includes:
- a CDS encoding MBL fold metallo-hydrolase; amino-acid sequence: METQVQEIAEGIYRLSTFIPDANFMFNQFLVDAEEPLLFHAGLHNLFPAVSEAAARVVPAERLRWITFGHVEADECGAMNQWLAAAPRSEVAHPAMGCIVSVNDLADRPPRQLADGEVLDLGGKRIRSIDTPHVPHGWDAHVLFEETTGTLLCGDLFTAMGPSPALTEGDLLDPAIQAEDVFRATCLTPETAPTIRRMAGLQPRTLGLMHGPSFTGDAAAQLRELADAYEERLTEALGGAS
- a CDS encoding FAD-dependent oxidoreductase; this translates as MSDVTVYGAPWCPDCRRAKKFLGEHRVHYEWSDIDQNPDALRVVEELQGGGRTIPTVVFSDGSLFVAPTNEQLARKLGLSITATRRFYDLAIIGGGPAGLAAAVYAAREGIDAVVVEQAALGGNAGTTERIDNYLGFPEGVGGAELAERFVAQAQRYGVELLSAVGVEGFGGGPDHEDVKVRLGTGQEIDAHTVLIATGSSYRRLDIPGESELIGAGVHFCATCDGPFYRGAGELLIIGGGNSALEEGLFLSQFADRIRVVEFAPELRASRLLQDKVRQSPQFVIHLNTEITELHGRHRLESVDARDRGSGEKYTWHPAAAFVFIGLDPSTSFAGGTVDLDRWGFVVTDDQFQTSVPGVFAAGDVRAGSTKQLASAVGEGVAALLMIRQYLQHHSHLARIDVNA